In Macadamia integrifolia cultivar HAES 741 unplaced genomic scaffold, SCU_Mint_v3 scaffold1887, whole genome shotgun sequence, the following are encoded in one genomic region:
- the LOC122065126 gene encoding integrator complex subunit 3 homolog has product MASELFRMAPHEAENPTEVSLREAFVLLQSQLKPPFPLTIATPPEYLQLNLAILFGVLVEPYLAKTYFIHLNAIVTDGYEFFVSLLLKIVTESYPKILESVRAQLICVSSELIGVSAIGVDNLLISLMRQIVGGDYGNWNLWLCMELLKTLLAKWDWLLEEPFVLTSALFTYLRLLADHFRLSGSTQLDPLKHMEIDFCIRVLKEQFTLCLRIGRDLVRLLQDLAHIPEFKAIWKDLLLNPGKFRAPGFSDISQLYHLRTSSRYLLLRITLEMENQLLFLLTYVKWGRQKRYQVWFARKFLCGPERETIICDLVRFKCCPHRPPNEILQSDIVPRWAMIGWLLTYCRKNHVQANVKLALLYDWLFFDDKIDNIMNIEPAILLMVNSIPQYIDITSNLLEFLFLLMDNYDVERKDVIAQGVSAAFGNLVRKGVVHSLDALTSCNKLSPLLKERLANIFPRLKSGVSRAHPTCVPRVSLPPFNFPSPSSKGRQTLVLSEQKTLLCDRENGFDDKVSKAHPICVPRGSLPPLNLPSQSSPERKTLVYREQRTPLCNRENGFDDKVSKAHPICVPRGSLPSLNLPSPSSTERHTSVLREQRTLVCDRENGFDDKVSKAHPICVPHVSLPPLDLPSPSSPERQTSVLRVQRTPLCDRENGFDDNVVSASDNPVTSCSEVIVVNGEQFDIIGNLIKKYQESIKQSNEMGLQTLKELILSFASPVSHTLDTAAVDDSDPRVEVLACQIAESFKLNGYSMFSSLEANHHDEVLSATALITRAFIFSQNERMQKMFLFWSKNGCPVGARLLCYASRLTHEAELMGCLRNAMDENSYPKLSYSEMSLLKCHINGFLTFMSDWREDSLDVNQVDGKLVAKLVESAFAAYRHFLVLLSSNLCKEAGTSVAKLLFSDLMTSCGWGMKRLKSLFCSLFSHLSNLSVGDENIIRLLVDRLSDSDLVSVQFGIGLKMFCIFGEDTENILHLIKISINWGFAEQQKLWGLMRSELAVSKVQVDRVVWYFFCGGVLDPNVHSIAVGLLMLSSCCAPTPELVGAVMSLADDPFLDFSATILASWSVSNAQMLFNSFAKYLEKINKKNGHSISSISGGIRVNHSTILKFLNFLDKQGLESINHLNNTLVNIPEIKAKLSEVAAAHNRRRLLCQ; this is encoded by the coding sequence ATGGCTTCTGAACTATTCCGAATGGCTCCTCATGAAGCCGAAAACCCGACGGAGGTCTCGCTGAGGGAAGCTTTCGTGCTTCTTCAGAGTCAGCTGAAACCCCCTTTCCCTCTAACAATTGCAACTCCACCAGAGTATTTACAGCTTAATCTGGCTATCctgtttggggttttggttgaACCTTACCTTGCCAAAACTTATTTTATCCACTTAAATGCTATCGTAACTGATGGGTATGAATTTTTCGTTAGTTTGCTTCTCAAGATAGTAACTGAATCGTACCCTAAAATTCTCGAATCTGTGAGGGCTCAATTGATATGTGTTTCTTCAGAGCTCATTGGTGTCTCGGCTATTGGGGTTGATAATTTGTTGATTTCCCTGATGAGGCAAATTGTTGGTGGGGATTATGGTAATTGGAACTTGTGGTTGTGCATGGAATTGCTAAAGACTTTATTGGCAAAGTGGGATTGGCTTTTGGAAGAACCATTCGTTTTGACAAGTGCTCTGTTTACATATCTCCGTTTGTTAGCCGATCATTTTAGATTGTCTGGTAGCACACAGTTAGATCCCTTGAAGCACATGGAGATTGATTTTTGCATTAGAGTTTTGAAAGAACAATTTACTTTGTGTTTGAGGATTGGAAGGGACCTTGTTCGGCTTCTGCAGGACTTGGCACATATTCCTGAATTCAAAGCTATATGGAAGGACTTGTTATTGAATCCTGGTAAATTTAGGGCTCCAGGATTTTCTGACATTTCACAGCTATACCACTTAAGGACATCTAGCCGTTATCTCTTACTTCGGATCACTCTGGAGATGGAAAATCAATTGCTGTTCTTACTGACCTATGTGAAATGGGGGAGACAAAAGCGTTACCAGGTGTGGTTTGCTAGGAAGTTCCTATGTGGACCTGAAAGAGAGACCATTATCTGTGACCTTGTTCGGTTCAAATGTTGTCCTCATCGCCCTCCTAACGAAATTCTACAATCAGATATCGTTCCAAGATGGGCCATGATAGGTTGGCTGCTGACATATTGTAGGAAAAATCATGTGCAGGCCAATGTGAAGCTGGCCCTTTTATACGATTGGCTGTTCTTTGATGATAAAATCGATAATATCATGAACATTGAGCCAGCGATCCTTTTGATGGTGAATTCAATTCCTCAATACATTGACATTACTAGCAACCTTCTTGAGTTCTTGTTCCTTCTCATGGACAACTATGATGTTGAACGGAAGGATGTCATAGCTCAGGGTGTCTCAGCAGCTTTTGGTAACCTTGTCAGGAAAGGAGTGGTTCACTCATTGGATGCTTTGACCTCTTGCAATAAACTTTCTCCACTTCTCAAAGAGAGGCTTGCAAACATCTTTCCTCGTTTAAAATCAGGAGTTTCTAGAGCACACCCCACTTGTGTTCCTCGCGTTTCCCTCCCACCCTTTAATTTTCCAAGTCCGTCAAGCAAAGGAAGGCAAACATTAGTTTTGAGCGAGCAAAAGACTCTTTTGTGTGACAGAGAAAATGGATTTGACGATAAGGTTTCTAAAGCACACCCCATTTGTGTTCCTCGCGGTTCCCTCCCACCCTTGAATTTGCCCAGTCAATCAAGCCCGGAAAGGAAGACATTGGTTTATAGGGAGCAAAGGACTCCTTTGTGTAACAGAGAAAATGGATTTGATGATAAGGTTTCTAAAGCACACCCCATTTGTGTTCCTCGCGGTTCCCTCCCATCCTTGAATTTGCCAAGTCCATCAAGCACAGAAAGGCATACATCAGTTTTGAGGGAGCAAAGGACTCTTGTGTGTGACAGAGAAAATGGATTTGACGATAAGGTTTCTAAAGCACACCCCATTTGTGTTCCTCACGTTTCCCTCCCACCCTTGGATTTGCCAAGTCCATCAAGCCCAGAAAGGCAGACATCAGTTTTGAGGGTGCAAAGGACTCCTTTGTGTGACAGAGAAAATGGATTTGATGATAATGTTGTTTCTGCATCTGATAACCCAGTTACTTCTTGCAGTGAAGTCATTGTAGTCAATGGTGAGCAATTTGATATCATAGggaatttgattaaaaaatatcaagaaaGCATTAAGCAGTCAAATGAAATGGGACTTCAAACTTTAAAAGAGCTAATATTGTCATTTGCAAGTCCTGTTAGCCACACACTTGATACTGCAGCTGTGGATGATTCTGATCCCAGAGTGGAAGTATTAGCTTGTCAAATAGCTGAATCATTCAAATTAAATGGGTATAGCATGTTTTCATCTCTCGAAGCCAATCATCATGATGAAGTTCTCTCTGCAACAGCCCTAATTACGCGTGCCTTTATCTTTTCTCAAAATGAAAGGATGCAGAAGATGTTTCTGTTCTGGTCAAAAAATGGTTGTCCAGTGGGAGCACGCTTACTATGTTATGCATCAAGACTTACTCATGAGGCAGAGTTGATGGGATGCTTGAGGAATGCTATGGATGAAAATAGCTACCCCAAGCTAAGTTACTCAGAAATGTCATTATTGAAATGTCATATTAATGGATTTCTTACTTTTATGAGTGATTGGAGGGAAGATTCTCTTGATGTCAATCAAGTAGACGGTAAGTTGGTTGCTAAGTTGGTAGAAAGTGCTTTTGCTGCTTACAGACATTTCCTTGTGTTATTAAGCAGTAATTTATGTAAGGAAGCAGGTACTTCTGTAGCTAAGCTCTTGTTTTCTGACTTAATGACTTCTTGTGGGTGGGGAATGAAAAGATTGAAGTCCTTATTCTGCAGCCTCTTCTCTCATCTTTCTAATTTATCTGTTGGTGATGAAAATATCATAAGGTTACTTGTGGACAGATTGAGTGACTCAGATCTAGTCAGTGTGCAGTTTGGAATAGGTTTGAAAATGTTTTGTATCTTCGGGGAGGACACTGAGAATATTTTGCATTTGATTAAGATCTCTATCAATTGGGGCTTTGCGGAACAGCAGAAGTTGTGGGGCTTGATGAGATCGGAGCTGGCAGTCTCTAAGGTTCAGGTGGATAGGGTAGTCTGGTATTTCTTCTGCGGAGGTGTCTTAGATCCAAATGTACATTCCATTGCAGTAGGACTTCTGATGCTGTCTAGCTGTTGTGCTCCTACACCTGAGCTTGTTGGTGCAGTGATGTCATTAGCTGATGATCCCTTCCTGGACTTTTCTGCGACAATCTTGGCTAGTTGGTCTGTCTCAAATGCCCAAATGTTATTTAATAGCTTTGCTAAATATTTGGAAAAAATCAACAAGAAGAATGGTCATTCGATCTCTTCTATTTCTGGTGGGATTAGAGTTAACCACTCTACCATTTTGAAGTTCTTGAATTTTCTCGACAAACAAGGGTTGGAAAGCATTAACCATCTGAACAACACACTAGTAAATATTCCGGAAATAAAAGCCAAATTATCAGAGGTAGCAGCGGCTCACAACAGAAGACGATTGCTCTGTCAGTAA